From a region of the Apis cerana isolate GH-2021 linkage group LG13, AcerK_1.0, whole genome shotgun sequence genome:
- the LOC107993396 gene encoding peroxisomal membrane protein PEX14, translating into MSDQDGNNNNLILRENLVKTAVEFLQNPKVQNSPIGRKQEFLQRKGLTEEEIKRAFKLASIDITIDQNVNNSKDYTVVPIPQGHTYPCFQQIYPCQITIFQRIKEFFNATALIGVTIYCVYWFYKKFIEPLLFGRKKKDSIKDSVSELDKSIQNSMKEVKQSISKVEEDVQKLTQNQSMDPMIPQLVQELKQDLASLKSLLLSRKQFPSAPTSVPTSISIPTWQLDAAGTSQEKATEREDDAGSGSSANNSDSSLEMIREDPPKV; encoded by the exons ATGAGTGACCaagatggaaataataataaccttATTTTGAGGGAAAATTTA gtaAAAACTGCAGTGGAATTTCTACAAAATCCTAAGGTACAAAATAGTCCTATAGGACGTAAACAAGAATTTCTTCAAAGAAAAGGTTTAACTGAAGAAGAGATTAAAAGAGCATTTAAATTAGCTTCTATAGATATAACAATTGatcaaaatgttaataattcaaagGATTATACTGTGGTTCCTATTCCACAAGGTCATACGTATCCATGCTTTCAACAAATATACCCATGCCAAATAACTATTTtccaaagaataaaagaattcttcAATGCTACTGCCTTAATTGGTGTTACTATATATTGCGTATATTGGTTCTATAAG AAATTTATTGAACCATTACTATTTGGccggaaaaagaaagatagtaTAAAAGACTCGGTCAGTGAGTTAGATAAGAGTATTCAAAATTCTATGAAAGAAGTAAAACAATCTATTTCAAAAGTCGAAGAGGATGTACAAAAATTGACACAAAATCAATCTATGGATCCAATGATACCTCAATTGGTACAAGAATTGAAACAAGATTTAGCTAGTCTCAAATCTTTACTTTTATCAag aAAACAATTTCCAAGTGCACCAACATCAGTGCCAACATCTATATCTATACCAACATGGCAATTAGATGCTGCAGGTACAAGTCAAGAAAAAGCAACTGAACGAGAAGATGATGCTGGAAGTGGAAGTAGCGCTAATAACTCGGATAGTTCTCTAGAAATGATCCGCGAAGATCCACCTAaggtgtaa